The following proteins are encoded in a genomic region of Methanobrevibacter gottschalkii DSM 11977:
- a CDS encoding TIGR00296 family protein, with translation MISDKAGQYLVKLAGNAIRQYLETGEKIKKSEDYPIELDEKLGVFVTLNKNSNLRGCIGYAEPIMSAIEATIDVAIAAAVNDPRFPQVSLDELETLDLEVTVLTKPELIPVAHYNQYFDEIEIGRDGLIIQKGYSRGLLLPQVATENRFSVEDFLEHTCMKAGISTDSWMDESCDVYKFQGQIFK, from the coding sequence ATGATTAGTGATAAAGCAGGACAATACTTAGTTAAATTAGCTGGAAATGCGATCAGACAATATTTAGAAACTGGTGAAAAAATTAAAAAAAGTGAAGACTACCCAATTGAATTGGATGAAAAATTAGGTGTCTTTGTAACATTGAACAAAAACAGTAATCTGAGAGGTTGTATCGGATATGCCGAACCAATTATGAGTGCAATTGAAGCTACAATAGATGTGGCTATTGCAGCTGCAGTTAACGATCCACGATTTCCCCAAGTTAGTTTAGATGAATTAGAAACACTTGATTTGGAAGTAACCGTGCTTACAAAACCTGAATTAATTCCAGTAGCACATTATAACCAGTACTTTGATGAAATTGAAATTGGCAGAGATGGTTTAATCATTCAGAAAGGTTATTCAAGAGGTTTATTGTTACCTCAAGTAGCAACTGAAAATCGATTTAGTGTAGAAGACTTTTTAGAACACACCTGCATGAAAGCAGGAATTAGTACTGATAGCTGGATGGATGAAAGCTGTGATGTCTATAAATTCCAGGGACAAATATTTAAATAG
- a CDS encoding TldD/PmbA family protein, with the protein MEEYIDLFEKVIAKTSSQIDYIDIRAGIGDNTSILMKDGNVDEINTGMSLAARVRVLNNGAWGFAYTTDLSKINEITDTAIRFSNSLKGDVELSETDIIKDKISVDVKIPFSDISIEEKKDIMKQANDAAIIDKVNSTTVSYGDSEVNELFMSSEGSEIQVKTSRVRMALNASATNGEIIQFGHGSLGGVKGFEAISDKDLEEFGRTIGQKAVRLLDAKPAPSGNFPVIADPELTGVLVHEALGHAVEGDLILQNDSILKDKMGCQIASDIVNIFDDASLKEGFGYYPYDVEGVKTSPNQLVKDGKLVSLLNSRETSSKLNMKSSGNARSLIADQPIVRMSNTYLQPRDNSFEELLEDIQDGIYLKGSRGGQVDTGKGIFQFNAAEGYLIKDGEITTPLRDVSLSGNILETLKNIDAVGNDFKLSVGFCGKDGQTAPVGDGGPHTRILNALVGGMG; encoded by the coding sequence ATGGAAGAATATATTGATTTATTCGAAAAAGTTATTGCAAAAACAAGCTCACAAATTGACTACATTGACATCAGAGCAGGAATTGGAGACAACACTTCAATATTAATGAAAGATGGAAATGTAGATGAAATTAACACCGGAATGAGCTTAGCAGCAAGAGTAAGAGTGTTAAACAATGGAGCATGGGGTTTTGCATACACAACAGATTTATCTAAAATAAATGAAATAACAGATACAGCTATCAGATTTTCAAACTCATTAAAAGGAGACGTCGAACTAAGTGAAACAGACATTATTAAAGATAAAATATCAGTTGACGTTAAAATTCCATTTAGTGATATTTCTATTGAAGAAAAAAAAGACATTATGAAGCAAGCAAATGACGCTGCAATTATCGATAAAGTCAACAGCACCACTGTAAGTTATGGAGACAGTGAAGTCAATGAATTGTTCATGAGCAGTGAAGGTAGTGAAATCCAAGTAAAAACAAGTAGAGTAAGAATGGCTTTAAATGCATCTGCAACAAATGGTGAAATAATCCAATTTGGACATGGTAGTCTCGGAGGAGTTAAAGGATTTGAAGCAATATCTGATAAAGACCTGGAAGAATTTGGAAGAACTATTGGTCAGAAAGCTGTTAGATTACTCGATGCAAAACCTGCACCTTCTGGAAACTTTCCAGTAATAGCAGATCCTGAATTAACTGGTGTTTTAGTCCATGAAGCATTAGGACATGCAGTTGAAGGGGATTTAATCTTACAAAATGATTCTATCCTTAAAGATAAAATGGGTTGTCAAATTGCATCAGACATTGTCAATATTTTTGATGATGCAAGTCTGAAAGAAGGATTTGGATATTATCCATATGATGTTGAAGGAGTGAAGACTTCACCAAATCAATTAGTTAAAGATGGAAAATTGGTTTCACTTTTAAATTCAAGAGAAACATCATCTAAATTAAATATGAAATCTTCAGGAAATGCAAGATCATTAATTGCAGACCAGCCAATTGTAAGAATGAGCAATACATATCTACAGCCTAGAGACAATAGCTTTGAAGAATTGCTGGAAGACATTCAAGACGGAATTTATCTTAAAGGTTCAAGAGGAGGTCAAGTGGATACCGGTAAAGGCATCTTCCAATTTAATGCTGCTGAAGGTTATTTAATTAAAGATGGTGAAATTACAACACCTTTAAGAGATGTTTCACTATCCGGCAACATATTAGAAACATTGAAAAACATAGATGCTGTCGGAAATGACTTTAAATTAAGTGTTGGATTCTGTGGAAAAGATGGTCAGACTGCACCTGTAGGTGATGGTGGACCCCATACAAGAATTTTAAATGCACTTGTTGGAGGAATGGGATAA
- a CDS encoding tyrosine-type recombinase/integrase → MDNELLENIFITNNYSHETRKVNRSVMKKYCEFNGMSLQELLDEAEKEEADNVKWKHRRVKTKLLKYRQFLLDNYSINTVRIHMSAVSKFYRFYDIEINPLPRLNMKAVKKPTSIYYKDLPDKEIIREALAISPPVMKAIILFSCSSGCARAETLSLTIQDYIDALSEYLPNKRMDIYQIIDYLNDNDNVIPTFNLRRIKTNKYYTTYCSPEAVKAINAYILTRTDNVTPESQLFKMYESYFIGYFQRINDELGLGRVGHYSRFRSHMLRKFHASALYNDGMSLDNVNDLQGKAKNKTDQAYFMINPDDLKYEYIKHLPAITINTDVEKLSIKSPEYMQMEKENNEYKQKVERMEANIANIMERLGQEEAK, encoded by the coding sequence ATGGATAACGAGCTACTTGAAAATATATTTATAACAAACAACTATTCACACGAAACACGAAAAGTGAATAGGTCAGTAATGAAGAAGTATTGTGAATTCAATGGTATGAGCCTTCAGGAACTGCTTGATGAAGCGGAAAAAGAAGAAGCAGACAATGTCAAATGGAAACACCGCCGTGTTAAAACAAAATTGCTTAAATACAGACAATTCCTTTTAGACAACTATTCTATAAACACAGTCAGAATACATATGTCTGCCGTCTCAAAATTTTACAGATTTTATGACATCGAAATCAATCCTCTACCAAGATTGAACATGAAAGCTGTGAAAAAACCAACATCAATCTATTATAAAGATTTGCCTGATAAGGAAATTATAAGGGAAGCTTTAGCAATTTCCCCACCCGTTATGAAAGCTATAATATTGTTTTCTTGCTCAAGCGGTTGTGCCAGAGCTGAAACATTGAGTCTGACAATTCAGGACTATATCGATGCCTTATCAGAATATCTGCCGAACAAAAGAATGGACATCTATCAGATAATCGATTATTTGAATGACAATGACAATGTGATACCTACCTTTAACCTCAGGAGAATTAAAACAAACAAGTATTACACTACTTACTGCAGTCCTGAAGCTGTTAAAGCCATCAATGCATATATTCTGACAAGGACTGACAATGTAACTCCCGAAAGTCAATTATTCAAAATGTATGAATCTTATTTCATTGGATATTTCCAAAGAATCAATGATGAACTTGGCCTTGGTAGAGTAGGACATTACAGCAGATTCAGAAGCCATATGCTTAGGAAATTCCATGCTTCAGCATTGTACAATGACGGCATGAGTTTGGATAACGTGAATGATTTGCAGGGAAAGGCCAAAAACAAGACCGACCAGGCTTACTTCATGATCAATCCTGACGATTTGAAATATGAATATATCAAGCATCTGCCTGCCATTACAATAAATACTGATGTTGAAAAACTGTCCATCAAATCTCCGGAATATATGCAGATGGAAAAGGAAAATAATGAATATAAACAAAAAGTTGAAAGAATGGAAGCTAATATAGCTAACATCATGGAACGTCTGGGCCAGGAGGAAGCAAAATAG